The Rhinopithecus roxellana isolate Shanxi Qingling chromosome 14, ASM756505v1, whole genome shotgun sequence genome includes a window with the following:
- the LOC115893296 gene encoding nascent polypeptide-associated complex subunit alpha, muscle-specific form-like, whose product MIQRPAFAGPVLPRGPGLCSPSPTSPWESSRQQNLLPLAPTTPAQRESPCTGRPAGLPSCPRASGPLGLGPTPDPALFGDLPPQDPFRDPVSTPRQGRQGRAFCMGRAPPAERLWNLEGVALQISCGSRRGPRCAPLASCARGCGKRCPGHPHGSDSSAAPTHPIFRPPCRWGAFACSPCAAAASGAATKVPASPSGSCVSILIGAQDWACIAARGARRFSVGGRCPGLEWILEVLSGTLSNQRVLERAWSAYLLTFRIARCL is encoded by the coding sequence ATGATCCAACGCCCTGCCTTTGCGGGTCCTGTACTTCCGCGGGGTCCGGGGTTGTGCAGCCCCTCCCCAACCAGCCCTTGGGAATCTTCGCGGCAGCAGAACCTGCTGCCTCTAGCTCCGACCACACCTGCACAGAGAGAGAGTCCCTGCACAGGGCGGCCAGCAGGGCTACCCAGCTGCCCCAGGGCCTCGGGACCCCTGGGCCTGGGACCCACGCCAGACCCTGCCTTATTCGGTGACCTCCCACCCCAAGACCCTTTcagggaccctgtctctactccaCGACAGGGGAGGCAGGGGCGGGCCTTTTGCATGGGAAGAGCTCCCCCAGCAGAACGTTTGTGGAATCTGGAGGGAGTCGCCCTGCAGATATCCTGCGGAAGCCGGAGGGGACCCAGGTGCGCCCCACTGGCGAGCTGCGCCCGCGGGTGCGGGAAGCGGTGTCCGGGCCATCCTCACGGCAGTGACTCCTCCGCAGCGCCAACGCACCCCATTTTTCGTCCACCCTGCCGGTGGGGGGCGTTTGCTTGTTCTCCCTGTGCAGCCGCCGCTAGTGGCGCCGCTACGAAGGTCCCCGCCTCGCCATCCGGGTCCTGCGTGAGCATCCTTATTGGTGCTCAGGACTGGGCGTGCATTGCTGCTAGAGGCGCGCGAAGGTTTAGCGTGGGTGGACGCTGCCCGGGACTTGAGTGGATTTTAGAGGTCTTGAGTGGCACACTCTCCAATCAGCGCGTTCTTGAGAGAGCGTGGTCAGCATACTTGCTTACTTTCAGGATTGCGAGATGTCTTTAA